The Aeoliella mucimassa genome includes the window ATCATGTTCAAGCGAGTCGAAACGCCGTGCTGGTCCCCTTCTTCCCAGTGGTGACTCAGATGCGGAGTGATGGCACCCACCAGCAGGTTGGCAACCGAAACCAGCAGCATCGGCAGCAGCATGCTTGTATGATAATGCCCGACCAGGCCCAATGCGTCTTCGGCCGGTAGTCCGCTGTAATGTACGAGCATGTAGCGATCGATGATCGCAAACAGATTCGACAGCAGATTGGTCACCCACACCCAAACCGCAAATCGCAGCAGTGGTGGCCAGAAGTCGCGATGCGTCTCGGCCATCGTTTCCGGAGTGGTTTGCCAATGACAGCGTTGCGACCAAATGAGGACCAGCACTGCTGAGATTAAGCAGGCCACACCGTATCCGACGATAACACTCGCCGCGTCGTTTCGCCAGTTGAGCAGCAAGCTAATCGAAATCGCTGCAAAAAGCATGCTCTGGACGAATTGCATGGCCGATACCACGCGGAACACACGTAGGCCAGCGAATACCGCTTCGAGAAAGTGATGCAGGATCACTGCCGCCAAGGTGCAGGTAACCAGCACAATGAGCCATTGCTCGTTACTATCACCATACACAAGGTAGGCAAAGCCTTTGCGACCAATCAGCAAAGCAGCAATCGCTATTCCAGCCAGACTTGCTGTCCACAGTGAGGTCCGCAAGAGAAACGAGTTTAACTGGCCCCGTTGCCGATAGCGTTCGAGGTAACGTCCAAACGAGCCCGGTAGACCAAGCACGGCAACCGGCGCAGCGAGCAACAAGAATCCGTACGACATATCCCAGAGGCCGAGGGCGTCGGGATCGAGCCATCGGCAGAACAGCAAGCCACGTCCAAAGCCAATGCTGCGTTGCACGACATTCACCACCAGCAGCACCACGACGCTCGTTAGCAGCGTATCAGGGCGCATAGGGCCAGCGGTTTTGCGATTGGCAGTGGCCATGCTCAGCCCCTTTCTCCCACGATGCATTCCTGCCGTTCGTGGACTTGAGGCATAGCAGTCAATTCGGGATCGAAGGATGGGCTACGGAATACCTTCATCGCATCGACACTGAGCCAATGCTTGAAGCGGACGAACTCGGGGTCGCCGTGGAAGCGTTCCAAATGAAACGAGTCGCTGCCGGGGAAGTTGTACCCCCCGTAGGCGGAGCACACGCCCGCAAATCCGGCCTGTTGGGCTACTTGAAACGCTTCGCCGCTAAGATGTTGAGGCTGACCGTAAGGAAAGGCAAAATAGCGGACTTCGCGACCAAGCATGAGTTCGAGATCTTGCTTAGAGCCCACGATCTCGTGCTGGAGTTGCTGCGAATCGAGTTCCGCAACGTTCGCGTGCGATCGGGTGTGGGCGCCGATTTCGATACCGGCTTCCGCGAGCCGACGAATATCGTCCACGGTGTTCGGAGCCAATGGCTGACCAAGTTCCACATCGTGCGGAAACGGCTTTCCGTTACGGATATAGTCGGTCGAAACAAAATAGGTGACCGGGATCTTGCGTTCCAGAAGCAATGGTAACGCAAAGTTCATATTATCCGCGTAGCCGTCGTCGAAGGTCACCACCGCCGTGGGGCGGCGGTTCTTGCCTCGCTCGATGCGATATTGGGCCTCAGCCATTGACACTAGATCGAATCGTTGGCTAAGCCAGTCGATTTGTTCGGCGAACGATTGGGTACTGATCGTCCAAGGATTCGGAACATCGTCGGCAACACGATGATAGAACACGACCTGTACGGGCTCGTGCCGGCGGTAGCGACGGACCTGTTCCATGGTCCAGCGAACTGGAGTCGAAACCGTATAGTACGTATTGAGTAGCCAGCGTCTGGCCATCGACATTTGCATGGCTCGACCCTTAGCTTCCGTGAGATGTCGAGAGTCCATCCGCAGGACCATTTACCAAGGGCCGCAAGCGAGCCTTCAGTGAGCTGGCCAACGATTCCGCAAAGTCGGCGGTCTGTGCCAGCCAGTTCGTGGCATGCGACGGCGCAAGCACGCGAAGGTGGTAGGTCGGTCGAGCGGTGGCTCGCCAGTGGGCCTTGTAGGGTTCGTTGCCGCGGAGCAGATCGAAGTGAACGGCGCCCGATCGGATCGCGGCCTGAATCGAGGCCATCAGCGATAGTCGGCCAGGTTGCTCGTCCTGTTGTTCCGGTGCAAAACCACCTTGGTAAGCGTACACGCTGGCGTTTCCGGCGAATTGATACTCGGCCGAGATAGGCTCGCCATCCAAACGAAGCAGGCCTAGTCGCAGACGACCTGCTCGCAGAAGTTGCTCCGCAAAGTCGTGGTGGAAGGCCGCAAACCGTTCGGAGGCAAAGCTGCCAGGCTCGCCCAGGCTTTCGCGGCGACGTTGGTGCAGATCGACGAAAACCGGCCAAGTGTCTCTAAGTTGCTGTGGTGTTTGCACCTGTTGCCAGTGAGCTCGATCGGACTGGAGTACACGATGATCCAGCTTTCGAAGTTGTTTGCGATGCGACTTGGAGAGCATCGCCAGAAAGCCTTCCCAACTGTCGGGCAGGTCGATGCTCCAGCAGTTGCCTTCGGCGCGGCAAGTAGTGGTGCAGCCAACCGCAGCGAGTCGATCGGCCAGCATGTTCATGGTGACGTCGGAGTCATCGATGCTTTCGAGTTCGAGACGATTCCACTCGTCGCTGGCGCGCAGGTGTTGGGAAAGTGCTTCGACCACGGCGACCTGATCTCGCTCACGGCACAAGACACTCAAGTGGTCGCTGCAGACCTCTCCGCTACCAAGCCAGCGGACCACCCGCCCACGGGTGCGCGATTGCTCCACGTACCACGGTGCGATGGCCAGTGGTTGCTGGTGGTGCTGCACGACGAGCACGTATAGCTGTTGCTTGGTCGATCCGTCGCCGGCCCCGTAATGCTTCCACCAGGTTGCCAGCCAGTCGAAGGAACGAAAAGGCACACCGCCGTCGAGCACGTTCCACGAAGCACGCAAGTCTTCGAGCGCAGCAAGAGTGGTGATGGATTGTACCTGAACGCTCAAGGTAGCCTCGTCGACTAAGCAGCAATAGCAGCAGGGAGGGATCAACTAGTAAGGAAGTGTGCCTTGCGACTTTGATGGCTTCAAACCACTCTTGGTGGGTTTCCGGATACTCTGGTTGTAATGGCTGCTGGCGGTGTTGAGTTTCGGCAACACGTTGATTCTCGGCAACACCCGACAGCAAGGTTCAAAAGCAAGAAAGCTCAGCTTTTCCGGTGTTTATGCGCGTTCTGGGCGATTGGCACAGTGGTTGCCTTCTGTTTGGCCGTCTCGCCTTTGCTCGCTTGAATCCTCTTCGGAACAGAACCTACCATGACGCGTCCAGTCGCCTCGAGTCTTTCGCCTCGCCAGTTTGTTGAGTTGCTGGTGGAATATCGCAAGCTGTGGTTGGTGCCGATGGTGGTGGCCACGGTGCTGGCAATCGGCTACTCAGTGGTGATGCCGCGCAATTGGAAGGCCACCCAAGGCTTGCTGGTTCGCCCCGAAGTCGCTGGACTCGGCAACGACCGTCTTGGTAAGTTTGGCGACCTATCGGAAATGAAGACCTTGCAGGAAACGTTGCTCGAACTGGCACGGAGCAAGTCGGTTGTCACCAAAGTACTGCAGGAAGTTGGACCTCCCGCGAATTGGAAGAAGAACAAAGCATGGCCCACCGCGCAGGACGTGGTCGACTTTCGCGATGCGATGGTCATGAACCCTCCCGGTGGTGCTGAGTTCGGTAAGACCGAAGTGTTTTACCTCGGCGTGCTCGACCAAGATCCCGAACGGGCCGCTGACCTCACGTCGAGTCTGGCTGCTGCCCTGGAGCAACGCACCCAGGAAATCCGTCAGGGGCAGGCCGACAGCATGATTGCCGAACTGGCCAACGGGGTGTCGCAAGCGGTCGAAACACTCACGCTGAAAACCAACGAGCTTTCGGAGTTCGAAGGAAGCGTGGGTGCCGACCTGAATGATCTACGGAACCTGCTGAATCCCATCGGTGGAGCCAGCGAAAGTTCGCAGGACAATCTGGCCATTCAGGCCGAATTGCGGGCGATTCGCTCGGAACGTGAGCAAAACGAGAAGCTGCTGGAAGTGCTGCAAAAAGCCCAGAAAGACCCGCAAATGTTGGTTGCCACGCCTGCTACGCTGCTTGCTTCGCAGCCAGCCGTGGATCGCCTGAAGCAAGGGGTGATCGACGCTCAGCTGAATACCGCCCGGTTGTTGGGTACCTTGGCTCCCGCCCATCCTTATGTGCTTGCCGCTCAAGAGGCCGAATCGCATGTTCGCGAGCAACTGCACCGCGAACTGGCAACTGCCATCCAAGGCTTGCAAATCGAACTCGAAGTCAGCC containing:
- a CDS encoding lipopolysaccharide biosynthesis protein codes for the protein MATANRKTAGPMRPDTLLTSVVVLLVVNVVQRSIGFGRGLLFCRWLDPDALGLWDMSYGFLLLAAPVAVLGLPGSFGRYLERYRQRGQLNSFLLRTSLWTASLAGIAIAALLIGRKGFAYLVYGDSNEQWLIVLVTCTLAAVILHHFLEAVFAGLRVFRVVSAMQFVQSMLFAAISISLLLNWRNDAASVIVGYGVACLISAVLVLIWSQRCHWQTTPETMAETHRDFWPPLLRFAVWVWVTNLLSNLFAIIDRYMLVHYSGLPAEDALGLVGHYHTSMLLPMLLVSVANLLVGAITPHLSHHWEEGDQHGVSTRLNMILKLAGLGMFLAGIGVLLIAPWLFHMAFADKYNQGLHVLPWALASCVWFGLLLVAQTYVWCAEKTRRATIPLAIGLGTNVMLNLLLLPILGLQGAVMATALSTMTAFVSQMVVNCRLGMEGCRRTLVVAIVPLGLTQGLPLALSSGSLIGMLIFSTPLIFSHEERRLVVELLHSKLGRWLPNSKQSLNREGMEHA
- a CDS encoding polysaccharide deacetylase family protein yields the protein MARRWLLNTYYTVSTPVRWTMEQVRRYRRHEPVQVVFYHRVADDVPNPWTISTQSFAEQIDWLSQRFDLVSMAEAQYRIERGKNRRPTAVVTFDDGYADNMNFALPLLLERKIPVTYFVSTDYIRNGKPFPHDVELGQPLAPNTVDDIRRLAEAGIEIGAHTRSHANVAELDSQQLQHEIVGSKQDLELMLGREVRYFAFPYGQPQHLSGEAFQVAQQAGFAGVCSAYGGYNFPGSDSFHLERFHGDPEFVRFKHWLSVDAMKVFRSPSFDPELTAMPQVHERQECIVGERG
- a CDS encoding GNAT family N-acetyltransferase; the protein is MSVQVQSITTLAALEDLRASWNVLDGGVPFRSFDWLATWWKHYGAGDGSTKQQLYVLVVQHHQQPLAIAPWYVEQSRTRGRVVRWLGSGEVCSDHLSVLCRERDQVAVVEALSQHLRASDEWNRLELESIDDSDVTMNMLADRLAAVGCTTTCRAEGNCWSIDLPDSWEGFLAMLSKSHRKQLRKLDHRVLQSDRAHWQQVQTPQQLRDTWPVFVDLHQRRRESLGEPGSFASERFAAFHHDFAEQLLRAGRLRLGLLRLDGEPISAEYQFAGNASVYAYQGGFAPEQQDEQPGRLSLMASIQAAIRSGAVHFDLLRGNEPYKAHWRATARPTYHLRVLAPSHATNWLAQTADFAESLASSLKARLRPLVNGPADGLSTSHGS
- a CDS encoding GumC family protein, producing the protein MTRPVASSLSPRQFVELLVEYRKLWLVPMVVATVLAIGYSVVMPRNWKATQGLLVRPEVAGLGNDRLGKFGDLSEMKTLQETLLELARSKSVVTKVLQEVGPPANWKKNKAWPTAQDVVDFRDAMVMNPPGGAEFGKTEVFYLGVLDQDPERAADLTSSLAAALEQRTQEIRQGQADSMIAELANGVSQAVETLTLKTNELSEFEGSVGADLNDLRNLLNPIGGASESSQDNLAIQAELRAIRSEREQNEKLLEVLQKAQKDPQMLVATPATLLASQPAVDRLKQGVIDAQLNTARLLGTLAPAHPYVLAAQEAESHVREQLHRELATAIQGLQIELEVSQQRQAALKQQLVENQDRQRGLARHRAVYAQLVAAVDNQTQLVDAAQTRLAEAQSHLAGAQSASLLSRIDHVESGIKPVGPGRATVVGVGGLLGLMLGLGIVFVKHGPRPMDVAELEATPATVAGRTEFGFASPRSHRFTLSEAIATGYEARETAGAH